CCAGTTGATCTCCTAAAAGAGCCCACAGGAGACTATGCCAGATGCGACACTTCGTCTGGCTCTTCGACGTCGTCGAACTCGCCGCGCTCCACAGGTTCCCAGTCCTCATCCGGATCTGGACTCCACCAGTCGACTTCGTAGGCGCCCGGTGCGCCGAAAACCTTCACGCGTGCCGACCCATCGGGCAGGTCGCGACGCAGTTTCTCGTCGACGTGGAGATTCCAGGTCGTGGTTGTATCGAAGCAGGCGAGCACGGCCTCCTCGTA
This region of Natrialbaceae archaeon AArc-T1-2 genomic DNA includes:
- a CDS encoding DUF7567 family protein, giving the protein MSLEVLNQHSEALFEFLWCPVCGQEVFSHIPFEGVFCKNCNTQVELQESRETRGYEEAVLACFDTTTTWNLHVDEKLRRDLPDGSARVKVFGAPGAYEVDWWSPDPDEDWEPVERGEFDDVEEPDEVSHLA